Proteins from a single region of Streptomyces sp. HUAS 15-9:
- a CDS encoding lysophospholipid acyltransferase family protein, which yields MADAKVIPFDDDRTRGSAVQRPPRRRSAGSRRKGGESAVVREVQPLPSRAPAQDDVPVTREEELPPEPKRTQDGGLERRVASGLAFLRRRLTGNYDVDDFGYDEELTDQVLMSLLRPVYEKYFRVEVKGIENIPAEGGALIVANHSGTLPLDGLMMQVAVHDHHPADRHLRLLAADLVFVLPVVNELARKLGHTLACTEDAERLLGQGELVGVMPEGFKGIGKPFGERYKLQRFGRGGFVSTALRKGTPIIPCSIVGAEEIYPMIGNAKTLARLLGFPYFPLTPTFPWLGPLGAIPLPTKWTIQFGEPIPTDGYPPEAAEDPMLMFNLTDQVREQIQHTLYKLLVQRRSVFF from the coding sequence CCGCGGGAGCGCCGTACAGCGGCCGCCGCGGCGCCGGAGTGCGGGGAGCCGGCGCAAGGGCGGCGAGTCCGCGGTGGTCCGTGAGGTACAGCCACTGCCCAGCAGGGCGCCCGCGCAGGATGATGTTCCTGTGACCCGTGAGGAAGAGCTGCCGCCCGAGCCGAAGCGGACGCAGGACGGCGGCCTGGAACGGCGCGTGGCGAGCGGCCTCGCCTTTCTGCGACGGCGGCTCACGGGGAACTACGACGTCGACGACTTCGGCTACGACGAGGAGCTCACCGACCAGGTCCTGATGTCCCTGCTGCGACCGGTGTACGAGAAGTACTTCCGGGTCGAGGTGAAGGGCATCGAGAACATCCCGGCCGAGGGCGGCGCGCTGATCGTGGCCAACCACTCCGGGACGCTGCCGCTGGACGGCCTGATGATGCAGGTCGCCGTGCACGACCACCATCCGGCGGACCGGCATCTGCGGCTGCTCGCGGCAGACCTGGTCTTCGTGCTGCCGGTGGTGAACGAACTGGCGCGCAAGCTGGGGCACACTCTGGCGTGCACGGAGGATGCCGAGCGGCTTCTTGGCCAGGGTGAGCTGGTCGGGGTGATGCCGGAGGGCTTCAAAGGCATCGGGAAGCCGTTCGGCGAGCGCTACAAGCTCCAGCGGTTCGGCCGGGGCGGCTTCGTCTCCACGGCGCTGCGCAAGGGCACGCCGATCATTCCGTGCTCGATCGTCGGGGCGGAGGAGATCTACCCGATGATCGGCAACGCGAAGACGCTCGCGCGGCTCCTCGGCTTCCCGTACTTCCCGCTCACGCCCACCTTCCCGTGGCTGGGTCCGCTCGGGGCGATCCCTCTTCCGACGAAGTGGACGATCCAGTTCGGTGAGCCGATTCCGACGGACGGTTATCCGCCGGAGGCGGCGGAGGACCCGATGCTGATGTTCAACCTGACGGACCAGGTACGGGAACAGATCCAGCACACGCTGTACAAGTTGCTGGTGCAGCGGCGCTCCGTGTTCTTCTGA